One window from the genome of uncultured Tateyamaria sp. encodes:
- a CDS encoding type I secretion system permease/ATPase, translating to MFQKKSTVKTAWGQLRSGFLAIGFFSMILNMLMLAGPLYMLQVYDRVLTSRNMDTLIALSILLGGVFIVTGLLDLIRTRILNRLGARFELTIGAPILQSSIRRRVQGKASGDTPAADITGLRDFISGPTLIAFFDAPWIPLYLGVLYILHPYLGALGLAGALFLTLMALVNNARSADVMQDASHARSRSDALFTASEQNAELVHAMGMTGDLARRWTALQHNAHHLKSRVADRVASFSVMSKTTRMALQSGMLGLGAALAVTGQATAGVMIAATIVLARALAPIDQLIGQWRTFLAARGSYKTLQALSETYPDTPKRLALPRPQISLNATIAQAGPPLAQNATIGGIEFALSAGDVLAVIGHSGSGKSTLAKMLAGIWMPQRGAIRLDGTPMAKWDEQDLGRFVGYLPQDVQLFDGTIRENIARFSTTIDDTKVLAAAVAADVHGLISSLPDGYATEIGNGFHLSGGQRQRIALARALYDDPFLLVLDEPNSDLDAQGEAALRNAIRGASARGAITFVMTHRPSTLEAVNKVLTLNKGAQSGFGEKEDILRPRQHATPVTQTAAGQLAARRAHAQEGAAQ from the coding sequence ATGTTTCAGAAAAAATCCACCGTCAAAACCGCCTGGGGCCAGTTGCGCAGCGGTTTTCTTGCAATCGGCTTCTTCAGCATGATCCTGAACATGCTGATGCTGGCCGGTCCGCTTTACATGTTGCAGGTCTATGACCGCGTTCTGACCAGCCGGAACATGGACACGCTGATTGCGCTCAGCATCCTGCTGGGCGGCGTGTTCATCGTCACCGGGCTTCTGGACCTGATCCGCACCCGCATTCTGAACCGGCTCGGGGCGCGCTTCGAACTCACCATCGGCGCACCGATCCTGCAATCGTCGATCCGACGCCGGGTGCAGGGCAAGGCCAGTGGCGACACTCCGGCGGCAGACATCACCGGTCTGCGCGACTTTATCTCGGGCCCGACACTGATCGCCTTTTTCGACGCCCCCTGGATCCCGCTGTATCTGGGTGTCCTCTACATCCTGCACCCCTACCTGGGCGCGCTTGGGCTGGCCGGTGCCCTGTTCCTCACTCTTATGGCCCTGGTCAACAACGCGCGCTCTGCCGACGTGATGCAGGACGCATCACACGCCCGTTCCAGGTCCGACGCTTTGTTCACCGCAAGTGAACAGAACGCAGAGCTTGTCCATGCCATGGGTATGACTGGTGATCTCGCCCGTCGCTGGACAGCTCTGCAACATAACGCCCACCACCTGAAATCGCGGGTGGCGGACCGGGTCGCCAGCTTTTCGGTGATGTCGAAAACCACGCGCATGGCGCTGCAATCGGGCATGCTGGGGCTGGGGGCCGCGCTTGCGGTCACGGGCCAGGCAACCGCTGGCGTGATGATTGCTGCCACCATCGTGCTGGCCCGCGCGCTGGCCCCCATCGATCAGCTGATCGGGCAATGGCGCACGTTTCTTGCGGCGCGCGGCTCGTACAAGACCTTGCAGGCGCTGTCGGAAACCTACCCCGACACACCCAAACGGCTGGCCCTGCCCCGCCCGCAGATCTCGCTGAACGCAACGATCGCACAGGCAGGGCCCCCCCTGGCGCAGAATGCCACCATCGGCGGGATCGAATTTGCCCTGTCGGCCGGCGACGTGCTGGCCGTGATCGGACACAGCGGGTCGGGCAAGTCCACCCTCGCCAAGATGCTGGCAGGCATCTGGATGCCGCAGCGCGGGGCCATCCGGCTGGACGGCACGCCCATGGCGAAATGGGACGAACAGGATCTGGGCCGCTTTGTCGGGTACCTGCCCCAGGACGTGCAGCTTTTCGATGGGACGATCCGCGAAAACATCGCGCGCTTTTCCACGACCATCGACGACACCAAGGTGCTGGCCGCAGCCGTCGCGGCAGATGTGCACGGGCTGATCAGCAGCCTGCCCGACGGCTACGCCACCGAGATCGGCAACGGCTTTCACCTGTCGGGTGGTCAACGCCAACGGATCGCTCTGGCCCGCGCGCTCTATGACGATCCGTTCCTTCTGGTTCTGGATGAACCCAACTCGGACCTCGACGCCCAGGGCGAAGCGGCGCTGCGCAACGCCATTCGCGGGGCCAGCGCACGCGGGGCCATCACCTTCGTGATGACGCACCGCCCCAGCACGCTCGAAGCGGTCAACAAGGTCCTCACCCTCAACAAGGGCGCGCAATCGGGCTTCGGCGAAAAGGAGGACATCCTGCGTCCGCGCCAACACGCCACCCCCGTCACGCAAACCGCCGCCGGTCAATTGGCCGCGCGCCGCGCCCACGCTCAGGAAGGAGCAGCACAATGA
- a CDS encoding HlyD family type I secretion periplasmic adaptor subunit: protein MTLSLAHAPRNTVLRLEDYNRIQPQSTGGGIAWFVAFGLLVVAGFIGGAVYWATASKLDGAVVAPASFVVEGNRKTVEHLDGGIVSSILVSNGDLVEAGQVLLELDSTDLGVDLDVITSQISDLSVRRARLVAQVQNAATFDRADVAAAMRVALDPDMWAAAYVTQKLLFDAERRSRSAERALTDQRVANLEDQVRGLQAQRRANTRQLDITRQELRNLQTLQEKGLVAAARVNARRVEVERLNGVDAALQTQAAQARNQISELRLASVGTQTLRDEAASAELAQIEASLATLEPQYSGATERLKRVAITAPVSGRVVEMTVFTAGGVVRPGTPILDIVPIDQPLVVEARVNTADIEKLHIGQSSRVRLSAFDQGDVPEADGTIIDISADSLEDERTGDFYYVARVRLNADQSADVAALDLVPGMPADLFVNTGERTALSYLAQPLSDRLARTFIE from the coding sequence ATGACACTGTCCCTCGCTCACGCGCCCCGCAACACCGTCCTGCGTCTGGAAGACTACAACAGGATTCAACCCCAATCCACCGGTGGCGGCATCGCCTGGTTCGTGGCCTTCGGCCTGCTGGTGGTGGCCGGTTTCATCGGCGGGGCCGTCTACTGGGCCACCGCGTCCAAGCTGGATGGCGCCGTGGTGGCGCCGGCCTCCTTCGTGGTCGAAGGCAACCGGAAAACGGTCGAACACCTGGATGGCGGCATCGTCAGCAGCATTCTGGTCAGCAATGGCGATCTGGTCGAGGCAGGTCAGGTCCTTCTGGAACTTGACAGCACCGATCTGGGCGTCGATCTGGACGTGATCACCAGCCAGATCAGCGACCTGTCGGTGCGCCGCGCCCGCCTTGTGGCACAAGTGCAGAACGCGGCGACTTTCGACCGGGCCGACGTGGCCGCTGCAATGCGTGTGGCCCTGGACCCTGACATGTGGGCCGCGGCCTACGTGACGCAGAAACTGCTGTTTGATGCCGAACGGCGGTCGCGATCCGCGGAACGCGCGCTGACCGACCAACGCGTCGCAAATCTCGAGGATCAGGTGCGCGGGCTCCAGGCGCAGCGCCGCGCGAACACGCGCCAGCTGGACATCACCCGGCAGGAATTGCGCAACCTGCAAACCCTGCAGGAAAAGGGCCTCGTGGCAGCGGCGCGGGTCAACGCCCGCCGGGTCGAGGTCGAACGGCTGAACGGCGTCGACGCGGCCCTGCAGACACAGGCGGCACAGGCGCGCAACCAGATCAGCGAATTGCGCCTGGCCAGTGTCGGGACCCAGACCCTGCGGGACGAAGCCGCCTCTGCCGAACTGGCACAAATCGAAGCATCGCTTGCCACGCTTGAACCGCAATATTCCGGCGCGACCGAGCGGTTGAAACGGGTGGCCATCACGGCACCGGTCAGTGGCCGCGTTGTCGAAATGACGGTGTTCACCGCAGGGGGCGTCGTCCGTCCCGGCACGCCCATCCTCGACATCGTGCCCATCGACCAACCCCTTGTGGTCGAGGCGCGCGTCAACACGGCCGATATCGAGAAACTGCATATCGGACAATCGTCGCGGGTGCGCCTGTCGGCCTTTGATCAGGGCGACGTACCCGAGGCAGACGGCACCATCATCGACATCTCGGCCGACAGTCTGGAAGACGAACGGACCGGCGACTTCTACTATGTCGCACGGGTCAGGCTGAACGCGGACCAAAGCGCGGATGTCGCCGCTCTTGATCTGGTGCCGGGCATGCCTGCGGACCTGTTTGTGAACACCGGCGAACGGACGGCGCTCAGCTATTTGGCGCAGCCGCTCAGCGACCGCCTGGCACGCACGTTCATCGAATAG
- a CDS encoding LysR family transcriptional regulator encodes MNLRDLEYVVAVDRLGSFSAAAEDCNVSQPALSNQIKKLEKELGTDLFIRLSGAVRPTACGARVVGIAQNMLGDAQRIRDAATEFREPESVPFNIGLTPTLAPYLTAYFSDLFRTLFPSMRVTMIEDLPQNMLQMVEDHVLDVALVAQLNHNPTLEFTSIWEEPLFLGVRKGHPLETLTSIRPEDVPVHDFIRLPHSFGYGLERRLPEPDADARASKAFDLSALRFETICRHICHSDDCTIVSALAAEQFRQDNWPLSFIPFEAPGNLRNLGAASRLNCPRKPLLAKIGAYIQQNPPKGVTPTFEA; translated from the coding sequence ATGAATTTACGTGATCTTGAATATGTTGTGGCGGTTGACCGACTGGGCAGTTTCAGCGCCGCGGCGGAGGACTGCAACGTGTCGCAGCCCGCGTTGTCGAACCAGATCAAGAAGCTTGAAAAGGAATTGGGCACCGACCTGTTCATCCGGCTGAGCGGCGCCGTGCGTCCCACGGCCTGTGGTGCGCGCGTGGTCGGAATTGCCCAGAACATGCTGGGGGATGCACAGCGCATCCGCGATGCGGCGACCGAATTCCGCGAGCCGGAATCCGTGCCCTTCAACATCGGGTTGACGCCCACGCTTGCCCCTTATCTGACTGCCTATTTTTCGGACCTGTTCCGCACCCTGTTTCCGTCCATGCGCGTCACGATGATCGAGGATCTGCCGCAGAACATGCTGCAAATGGTCGAAGATCACGTGCTGGATGTCGCGCTGGTTGCGCAGTTGAACCACAATCCGACCCTCGAATTCACGTCCATCTGGGAAGAGCCGCTTTTTCTGGGGGTTCGCAAGGGCCATCCGCTTGAGACTTTGACCTCCATCCGGCCCGAGGACGTTCCGGTGCATGATTTCATCCGGTTGCCGCATTCGTTTGGCTATGGGTTGGAGCGCCGGTTGCCGGAACCGGATGCAGATGCGCGTGCGTCAAAGGCCTTTGACCTGAGCGCGCTGCGGTTCGAGACCATTTGCCGTCATATCTGCCATTCGGACGACTGCACCATCGTGTCGGCCCTTGCCGCCGAGCAGTTCCGACAGGACAACTGGCCGCTGTCGTTCATTCCGTTCGAGGCGCCCGGCAACCTGCGCAACCTTGGGGCGGCATCGCGTCTGAACTGTCCCAGAAAGCCGCTGTTGGCCAAGATCGGCGCCTATATCCAGCAGAACCCGCCCAAAGGCGTCACGCCCACATTCGAGGCGTGA